The sequence below is a genomic window from Pelagibaculum spongiae.
CATCAATGCAGCAATACGCGCTACACGCTCTGGGTCACCGGGAACAATGGCGACTTTTGCGCCAGCTAACAAGCCTTTAGTCAAACCTAAATGAAATACGTCACTCATCCCTTCACCTATCTAATGAAGATTAAAAAAACATGCTACAGCAACTTATGACGGCTCGCAGCCAAAAAAGATCGGTCAAGCGGCTTTAGTCAATAATGACAATTATTCACGTTAGAGATATGTATGATTTGACAGCATAAATAGCAGTTAACTGATTGTTTTTTTAATCATCGGCTTACTACAACTGAATTTATAACCATCGTTCCAAGCCTAAGTTAAATTGAGTATTGCTTGGCGAGCTGACTAGACCGACAATATAACGCTAACCACATACGGTCGTACTTTCACCCATGACTCTTTTCATCTTGATCGCACTATTGATATTTGCTGTGCTGGCCTTGCTGCCGCAATGGTGGATCAAACACACTCTCGCCCAGCATGGCCAGCAACGAGAAGACTTGCCTGGCACCGGCTCTGAGTTAGCAGCCCATCTTTTATATGAAATGGATTTGCATGATGTTCGAGTGATTCGAGGTGGAAAAGGGCAGGATTATTATGACCCCAGCAACAAAAAAGTGTCGCTGTCACCGGAGCATTTTGATGGTAAATCGTTAGCGGCAGTCGCTGTAGCCGCCCATGAAGTTGGCCATGCGATTCAACACCATAATATGGAGCCCGATTTTTTGCGCCGCATTGATATGAACATCAAGGCACAAAAAATTGAGAAATATAGCGCTTGGGCAATGATGGTTACACCGGTGCTGCCACTGCTAACTCGGTTACCTCATACCAGTTTGTTGACCATTGCCTTTGGCTTAGCTGGAATGCTTGCAGCCACTTGGGTGCATGTTCTGACATTACCTGTCGAAACGGATGCCAGCTTTAATAAAGCGCTGCCTATGCTACAAAAAATGGAAAAACTATCTGAGACAGACC
It includes:
- a CDS encoding zinc metallopeptidase gives rise to the protein MTLFILIALLIFAVLALLPQWWIKHTLAQHGQQREDLPGTGSELAAHLLYEMDLHDVRVIRGGKGQDYYDPSNKKVSLSPEHFDGKSLAAVAVAAHEVGHAIQHHNMEPDFLRRIDMNIKAQKIEKYSAWAMMVTPVLPLLTRLPHTSLLTIAFGLAGMLAATWVHVLTLPVETDASFNKALPMLQKMEKLSETDLKGARQVLRAAAFTYVAATLSSLLSIGRWLMMIRR